One genomic window of Candidatus Kuenenia stuttgartiensis includes the following:
- a CDS encoding virulence RhuM family protein → MAEESCQRNYYCNREPEYMSKTDTQFDKGEIIIYQSSEKEIELKVRLENETVWLTQSQIALLFGTQRPAITKHINNIFKSGELNKDSVSSILEHTAADGKTYKTQFYNLDTIVSIGYRVNSKRATQFRIWATSVIKLYLVKGYAINQKRLLETKEKFKELQETISFLHKKSKHELLSGQGSEILNLLASYSKTLTLLEQYYKEKLAIIKKKKGKFVLDYKKARFVIDEAR, encoded by the coding sequence ATGGCAGAAGAATCTTGTCAGAGAAATTATTATTGCAATAGAGAACCAGAATATATGAGCAAAACAGATACGCAATTTGATAAAGGCGAAATTATAATTTATCAATCCTCTGAAAAAGAGATTGAGTTAAAAGTGCGCCTGGAAAATGAAACAGTCTGGCTTACACAAAGTCAAATTGCTTTATTGTTTGGCACCCAAAGACCAGCTATAACTAAACATATCAATAATATTTTTAAATCTGGTGAATTAAATAAAGATTCAGTTAGTTCCATTTTGGAACATACTGCCGCTGATGGCAAAACCTATAAAACCCAATTTTATAATTTGGATACTATTGTTTCCATAGGATACCGCGTAAATTCCAAACGCGCCACGCAGTTTAGAATCTGGGCAACTAGTGTGATTAAACTGTATCTTGTTAAAGGCTATGCAATTAATCAGAAACGATTGTTAGAAACAAAGGAAAAGTTTAAAGAGCTTCAGGAAACTATATCATTTCTGCATAAGAAATCAAAACATGAGTTGTTAAGCGGGCAAGGCTCGGAAATATTAAACTTACTTGCCAGCTATTCCAAAACGCTTACACTGCTTGAGCAATACTATAAAGAAAAACTTGCTATTATTAAAAAGAAAAAAGGGAAATTTGTTTTGGATTACAAAAAGGCACGTTTTGTTATTGATGAAGCAAGGTAG
- a CDS encoding type II toxin-antitoxin system death-on-curing family toxin: MKKEASDLFGLENSDRFKGILGCIYQTFDGNELYPCLEEKAAHVLYLVIKDHPFVDGNKRIASLLFVYFLQRNKYLYRTNGEQKINDNALVALALLIAESDAKDKDILIKIITNLLND, encoded by the coding sequence ATCAAAAAAGAAGCGAGTGATTTATTTGGATTGGAAAACAGTGATAGATTTAAGGGAATCTTGGGATGTATTTATCAAACCTTTGATGGCAATGAATTATATCCATGTTTAGAGGAAAAGGCTGCTCATGTGCTGTATTTGGTTATTAAAGACCATCCCTTTGTTGACGGCAACAAACGTATCGCCTCACTTTTATTTGTTTATTTTCTGCAGAGAAATAAATATCTGTATCGCACTAATGGCGAACAGAAGATAAATGATAACGCATTGGTTGCCCTTGCGCTTTTAATAGCCGAGAGCGACGCTAAAGACAAAGATATTTTAATAAAAATCATTACAAACCTTTTAAACGATTGA
- a CDS encoding Eco57I restriction-modification methylase domain-containing protein, which yields MDKIKFPDDYKYSNDPAKDKEIRNATNLIRLITRIVFIWFLTEKDKDLIPLELFSTEKLSKIVKDFMKDKKASNFYNTILQNLFFGTLNQKMDERKFVQERGFQTHKKEYGVKNLFRYADKFLVSKDNVLELFKNIPFLNGGLFDCLDKEDESGKVIYVDGFSRNQAKQSIIPDYLFFQQEGERVDLSNYGLGVSRPVMGLIAILNSYNFTIDENTPIDQEIALDPELLGKVFENLLASYNPETATTARKATGSYYTPREIVDYMVEESLFAYLKGNLFETEEDKIRRLLSYSEEIPEFSESERQKIISTIDDIKILDPACGSGAFPMGILHKLVYVLQKLDPENKYWYELQYQKALKESKEVFKQDNKNERQERLGEINETFDEGINYPDYARKLYLIENCIYGVDIQPIAIQISKLRFFISLVLDQKADRGKENFGIRALPNLETKFVAANTLIGLDRPKQLTIKNPVIKKKEKELKQIRHKYFEAKTRKEKLDSQKKDKQIRKEIADLLKHSGWDTSTAEKIATFDLYDQNASADWFDPEWMFGIVVETGFKPVSTINANDQPPACVYHRNGNKQW from the coding sequence ATGGACAAGATTAAATTCCCCGATGATTATAAATACAGCAATGACCCCGCAAAAGACAAAGAGATACGCAATGCAACAAATCTCATCCGATTAATCACAAGGATCGTATTCATCTGGTTCTTAACAGAAAAGGACAAGGACTTAATCCCTCTGGAATTATTCTCAACGGAGAAACTCAGTAAAATTGTAAAAGACTTTATGAAAGACAAAAAAGCATCTAACTTTTACAACACAATCCTCCAAAATCTCTTCTTCGGCACATTAAATCAAAAGATGGACGAACGGAAATTTGTACAAGAAAGAGGTTTCCAGACACATAAAAAAGAATACGGAGTGAAAAATCTTTTTCGCTATGCAGATAAATTCCTGGTAAGCAAAGATAATGTTCTGGAACTCTTTAAAAACATTCCCTTCTTAAACGGTGGATTATTTGATTGCCTTGATAAAGAAGATGAATCAGGCAAAGTGATTTATGTGGATGGGTTTTCAAGAAATCAGGCAAAGCAATCAATTATCCCTGACTATCTGTTCTTTCAGCAGGAGGGAGAAAGAGTTGATCTTTCAAATTATGGCCTTGGCGTCAGCAGACCTGTCATGGGACTGATTGCGATTCTGAATAGTTACAATTTTACCATTGACGAAAACACACCGATTGATCAGGAAATAGCCCTTGACCCCGAACTTTTAGGGAAGGTATTTGAAAACCTCCTGGCTTCTTACAACCCTGAGACAGCAACCACAGCAAGAAAAGCTACTGGAAGCTATTATACTCCACGAGAGATTGTTGACTATATGGTGGAAGAGAGCTTGTTTGCATACCTCAAAGGCAACCTATTTGAAACTGAAGAAGATAAAATCAGGAGGCTTCTTTCCTATTCAGAAGAGATTCCGGAATTTTCTGAATCGGAGAGGCAAAAGATAATCTCGACAATTGATGATATCAAGATTCTTGACCCTGCTTGCGGCTCAGGCGCATTTCCAATGGGAATTCTTCACAAACTTGTCTATGTCCTTCAAAAGTTGGACCCTGAAAATAAATACTGGTATGAGCTTCAATATCAAAAGGCGCTTAAAGAATCTAAAGAGGTCTTTAAGCAGGACAATAAAAACGAAAGGCAGGAAAGGCTTGGAGAGATAAATGAGACATTTGATGAGGGTATAAACTATCCTGACTATGCCCGCAAACTGTATTTGATAGAAAACTGTATATATGGAGTTGACATTCAGCCCATAGCTATCCAAATTTCAAAACTCCGATTCTTTATCTCGCTTGTTTTAGACCAAAAGGCTGACAGGGGCAAAGAAAATTTTGGAATCAGGGCATTACCAAATCTTGAGACAAAATTTGTAGCAGCAAACACATTGATAGGGCTTGATAGACCTAAGCAATTGACAATTAAGAACCCTGTCATTAAAAAAAAGGAAAAAGAGCTGAAACAAATCAGACATAAATACTTTGAGGCAAAGACAAGAAAAGAGAAATTGGATAGTCAAAAAAAGGATAAACAAATCCGCAAGGAGATTGCTGATTTATTAAAGCACAGTGGATGGGACACTTCCACGGCAGAAAAGATTGCAACCTTTGACCTCTATGACCAGAACGCTTCGGCAGACTGGTTTGACCCTGAGTGGATGTTCGGCATAGTAGTAGAGACAGGTTTTAAACCTGTCTCTACGATCAACGCCAACGACCAACCGCCAGCCTGTGTTTACCACCGCAATGGAAACAAACAATGGTAG
- a CDS encoding heavy metal response regulator transcription factor: MRILVIEDEKKLANYLKKGLEEHHFAVDTCNDGEEGLFMINSHAYDLVVLDIMLPLMDGFEILRTARKSGLRMPFLLLTAKDAIEDKVRGLDLGADDYLVKPFSFIELTARIRALIRRGKVHYQTKLTVADLSLDLATHRLYRNGETIDLTNKEFALLEFFLRNLNIVLTRTQITEHVWDYNFDSFTNVVDVFVNRLRNKIDKNRETKLIHTIKGVGYIMKEK; this comes from the coding sequence ATGAGAATTTTAGTAATAGAGGATGAAAAAAAGTTAGCCAACTATCTTAAAAAAGGCCTGGAGGAACACCATTTTGCCGTTGATACATGCAATGATGGTGAAGAAGGACTATTTATGATTAATTCGCATGCGTATGACCTTGTCGTCCTAGACATCATGCTTCCCCTGATGGACGGCTTTGAAATCCTGCGTACGGCAAGGAAGAGCGGCCTAAGAATGCCATTTCTTTTATTGACGGCAAAGGATGCCATTGAGGACAAAGTACGTGGATTAGACTTAGGGGCCGATGATTACCTCGTAAAACCATTTTCTTTTATTGAATTGACAGCACGCATACGGGCCTTAATTCGACGGGGAAAGGTCCATTATCAAACAAAATTAACGGTTGCAGACCTTTCTCTGGATTTAGCAACACACCGCCTTTATAGAAACGGAGAGACAATAGACCTTACCAATAAAGAATTTGCCTTGTTGGAGTTTTTCCTGAGGAATCTTAATATCGTATTAACCAGGACACAAATCACAGAACATGTATGGGATTACAATTTCGACAGTTTTACCAATGTCGTGGATGTCTTTGTGAATCGATTGAGAAATAAAATTGACAAAAACCGGGAAACCAAACTCATACACACCATAAAGGGTGTAGGCTATATAATGAAAGAGAAATAA
- a CDS encoding HAMP domain-containing sensor histidine kinase yields the protein MISWTIRTKLTFWYTCILGGTLFLFGILTYVTFSYVNSKSIDIGLKEEADGIVHYAQLSKNNLEEYAIRISKESGEEWAHEKYVAILDHTGNVQFLSSSTADNYLHLSSHQIKDILSGKPYYKTVKNAKGHPLRIITMAMDDGKQMIQIGFVFKKDKTSRTFLMLLMSLGGFAIVGSLLGGRLMAKKALKPVEHMIQELRNIQTEHLNERLTVHPAKDEMNNLATVINSMLSRLEDSFSQVRQFTADASHELRTPITIMKTGIEVALRKGRTALNYQRILANTLEDLERLSKIVENLFILAKADAKRYEMHRERMNLSNVITDIADQLMLIAEAKHISVSIEKTEDAFIAGDELLMRMLFLNLIDNAIKYTPQKGSISLTLSKNADFVRVALKDSGIGISREELPYIFDRFYRANKARSADTSGGGLGLSICQWIIKSHHGNIIVKSKLHKGSTFTITLPAC from the coding sequence TTGATATCCTGGACAATTCGCACCAAACTTACCTTCTGGTACACCTGCATTTTGGGGGGTACATTATTCCTCTTTGGTATTCTCACGTATGTTACCTTTTCTTATGTAAACAGCAAAAGCATTGATATCGGGCTGAAAGAGGAGGCCGACGGCATTGTACATTATGCGCAGCTCAGTAAGAATAATCTGGAAGAATATGCAATCCGTATTTCAAAGGAAAGCGGAGAGGAGTGGGCACATGAAAAATATGTTGCAATTCTTGATCACACAGGAAATGTTCAATTCCTGTCGAGCAGTACTGCAGATAACTACCTGCATTTAAGCAGTCACCAGATAAAAGACATTCTTTCAGGAAAGCCCTATTACAAGACAGTTAAAAACGCAAAGGGTCATCCTTTGCGTATTATTACGATGGCCATGGATGATGGCAAACAAATGATTCAGATCGGATTTGTTTTTAAAAAGGATAAAACTTCAAGAACGTTTTTAATGCTGCTTATGTCTTTAGGAGGCTTTGCAATTGTTGGCAGTTTACTGGGAGGCCGCTTGATGGCGAAAAAGGCATTGAAACCAGTAGAACATATGATACAGGAACTTCGCAATATTCAGACTGAACACCTGAATGAAAGACTGACAGTCCACCCGGCGAAAGATGAAATGAACAATCTTGCAACCGTAATAAACAGCATGTTGTCCCGTCTGGAAGATTCATTTAGCCAGGTCCGTCAGTTTACCGCGGATGCCTCTCATGAATTGCGCACGCCGATAACCATTATGAAAACAGGAATAGAAGTTGCCTTACGCAAAGGAAGAACTGCGCTGAACTATCAACGGATTCTTGCCAATACGCTTGAGGACCTTGAAAGACTTTCCAAGATTGTAGAAAATCTCTTTATTTTAGCAAAGGCGGATGCAAAGCGATATGAAATGCATAGGGAACGGATGAATCTAAGTAATGTCATTACGGATATTGCCGACCAACTCATGCTCATCGCCGAAGCAAAGCATATTTCCGTATCAATAGAAAAGACTGAAGATGCATTTATTGCTGGAGATGAGCTACTAATGAGAATGCTTTTCCTGAATCTCATAGATAATGCCATAAAATATACCCCCCAGAAAGGTTCAATCAGTCTGACCCTTTCCAAAAACGCCGATTTTGTAAGAGTGGCTCTCAAAGACAGTGGGATAGGCATTTCAAGGGAAGAACTTCCTTATATATTCGACCGTTTTTATAGGGCAAATAAAGCCCGTAGTGCAGATACCAGCGGGGGAGGGCTCGGACTCAGTATCTGCCAATGGATTATCAAATCTCATCATGGCAATATCATTGTGAAAAGCAAACTCCATAAGGGCAGTACTTTTACCATTACCCTGCCTGCCTGTTAA
- a CDS encoding metallophosphoesterase family protein yields the protein MMRIHQLIQKPTSLRVTVPIVLFILCFFSFEVYALLLQRFEGNEKLPPLSGNFMHVREVLTQEKPKEAFRFAVFGDTKSTGTFEKIADELKEEPLSFAVFLGDFVRRGTEGEHAYFKAELAREIAFPFPTFFLAGNHDIDTNNFPISRFEEVYGPSIFSFTYQECLFVFLRILDKPYSTKESLLFLEKLISEDASSRHRMIFVFSHIPPPVSSVIDAREFEGSEEFVSLVEKLHADYVITGDYHGYARVKKGNTVYLVTGGGGAHLKKNKYGCFHHAMVIDVSEDKVVENILFINRNEDLEDRIERFILADLYPWMKGHFVIIIFSNIILITIVVWLGVSIRRSIQQTLLS from the coding sequence ATGATGAGAATTCACCAGTTAATTCAAAAACCAACCTCTCTCAGGGTAACAGTCCCGATTGTTTTATTCATTTTATGCTTCTTCTCCTTTGAAGTATATGCCTTGCTTTTGCAGCGTTTTGAGGGAAACGAGAAACTCCCGCCGTTATCCGGCAATTTTATGCACGTCAGAGAAGTGTTGACACAGGAAAAACCTAAGGAAGCATTCCGGTTTGCCGTTTTTGGTGATACGAAAAGCACTGGCACCTTTGAAAAGATTGCCGACGAACTAAAAGAGGAACCATTGTCGTTTGCTGTCTTTCTGGGGGACTTTGTGCGCCGGGGCACGGAAGGTGAACATGCTTATTTCAAGGCGGAGTTGGCCAGGGAAATTGCATTTCCATTTCCAACCTTTTTTCTTGCAGGCAATCATGATATCGATACTAATAATTTTCCTATATCGAGATTTGAAGAGGTCTACGGCCCGAGTATTTTTTCCTTTACCTATCAGGAATGCCTCTTTGTCTTTCTCCGTATCCTTGACAAGCCATATTCCACAAAAGAGAGTCTCCTGTTCCTGGAAAAACTCATTTCGGAAGACGCTTCATCACGACACAGGATGATATTTGTGTTTTCACATATTCCGCCACCGGTTTCTTCCGTCATCGATGCCAGAGAATTTGAAGGCTCAGAGGAGTTCGTTTCATTGGTGGAAAAACTGCATGCAGACTATGTAATAACAGGCGACTATCATGGGTACGCAAGAGTAAAGAAAGGGAATACCGTGTATCTGGTTACCGGTGGTGGTGGCGCACACCTCAAAAAGAATAAATATGGCTGTTTTCACCACGCAATGGTTATCGACGTATCGGAGGACAAGGTTGTTGAAAATATACTCTTTATCAACAGAAACGAAGACCTGGAAGACAGGATTGAACGGTTTATCCTGGCTGATTTGTATCCATGGATGAAAGGGCATTTTGTTATAATAATTTTTTCCAATATAATACTGATCACTATTGTTGTTTGGTTAGGAGTTAGTATACGCCGAAGCATACAACAGACCCTATTGTCTTGA
- a CDS encoding ArnT family glycosyltransferase, with product MLKTPEENNPLNPHLLRGTNLTYGFFGKRGFQMINIFRRQRTPFFDLFVLAILSAVVLFLALGQNRHWSSREIRHAEIIREMAESGDYLVPRLLGKVYYDKPPVMHAPAALLTRLMGGPSMTIARLPSAVAGMIGILATYGIGLLFFDRRTALIGAIALLGTIGYSKMAREARPDMILCASILLSCLCLGLGMKKQIGFPRVLWLVSAGLFAGLGAITKGPYGVLVPVLFAVFAPIRRQDFKRPRSDWFWFAFALVAVLAIWAIPAYLRDNGEYLRNVLSQPDLNVTKKDSGNPFYYLSHGFLYSLPPLLFLPCAIADLRRRGYSAPLAIAGALFVIISCIPKKRPHYFLPLEPFIALGIANALVHYCKSSQLVRRAAWLIIPLPIIAIPLYFTTIQPLIQPYKNSEMYLAQEVYKVTGLNAQIYCSSGDAEVLAWVGQQYKRIHRLNTKDPHLSIRDLCNAEANSYLVISEDDLKSIYKDAEPFLKKLILQRKAHNKKKMLFLIGVKDT from the coding sequence TTGTTAAAAACGCCAGAAGAAAACAACCCCCTGAATCCCCATTTATTAAGGGGGACTAACTTGACATACGGTTTCTTCGGGAAAAGAGGTTTTCAAATGATCAATATTTTTAGGAGACAGCGAACACCATTTTTTGATTTATTCGTATTGGCAATACTCTCCGCAGTGGTTCTGTTCCTGGCCCTTGGCCAGAACAGGCATTGGTCGAGCCGTGAAATCCGCCATGCGGAGATTATCCGGGAAATGGCAGAAAGCGGTGACTATCTCGTGCCAAGGCTTCTAGGTAAAGTATACTATGACAAGCCACCGGTTATGCATGCGCCGGCGGCGCTACTCACCCGTTTGATGGGTGGGCCTAGTATGACAATTGCACGCTTGCCTTCCGCCGTAGCTGGTATGATAGGAATACTGGCGACCTATGGGATAGGGCTTCTGTTTTTCGACCGACGCACCGCATTGATCGGGGCCATAGCATTACTTGGCACGATAGGGTATAGCAAAATGGCCCGCGAAGCAAGGCCCGACATGATCCTGTGTGCCTCCATCTTGTTGTCGTGCCTCTGCCTGGGGCTGGGCATGAAAAAGCAAATAGGCTTTCCACGAGTATTGTGGTTGGTTTCCGCAGGACTATTTGCAGGGCTTGGGGCAATAACTAAGGGGCCCTATGGGGTACTTGTGCCCGTTCTTTTTGCGGTTTTTGCCCCTATTCGCAGGCAAGACTTCAAACGACCCCGGTCAGATTGGTTTTGGTTCGCTTTTGCACTTGTGGCTGTTTTGGCGATCTGGGCGATCCCTGCATACCTTCGCGACAACGGGGAATATCTCAGAAATGTACTTTCTCAGCCGGATCTTAATGTGACCAAGAAGGACAGCGGAAACCCATTTTATTATCTGAGTCACGGGTTTCTGTATTCACTGCCGCCCTTACTTTTCCTTCCTTGCGCAATTGCAGATTTAAGACGTCGTGGTTACTCTGCCCCACTCGCAATTGCGGGAGCGCTTTTTGTTATTATTTCATGCATTCCAAAAAAACGGCCTCATTACTTTTTGCCGCTGGAACCGTTCATTGCGCTTGGTATTGCAAACGCTCTTGTCCATTATTGTAAATCAAGCCAACTAGTACGCCGTGCGGCATGGTTGATAATACCTCTTCCGATAATTGCAATACCTCTTTACTTTACAACTATCCAGCCCCTAATCCAGCCATATAAAAACTCAGAAATGTATCTTGCACAGGAAGTTTATAAAGTTACCGGATTAAATGCTCAAATATACTGCTCGTCTGGTGACGCAGAGGTATTGGCATGGGTAGGACAACAATATAAAAGAATTCATAGGTTAAATACTAAAGATCCTCACCTGTCAATTCGAGATTTGTGCAATGCAGAGGCAAATTCCTATTTAGTTATCAGCGAAGATGACCTGAAGTCTATTTATAAGGATGCTGAACCATTTCTAAAAAAGCTAATTCTTCAACGGAAGGCACATAATAAAAAGAAGATGCTTTTTCTTATTGGTGTGAAAGACACATGA
- a CDS encoding efflux RND transporter permease subunit: MTIPQWAQRHHRSILFALAAFAAAGIFAGMSMPISLFPRMNFPRVFVNIEAGDCPVERMAVEITQPVEEAVRSVPGVRNVRSNTSRGSANVSVNFDWNVDMLSAMLQVESAINQTRGSLPTGINFLVRRMDPTVFPVLGYSLISDTRSLVELRDIALFRIRPVLSTVTGVARVGVLGGAVEEYQIVVNPRKLNSFGLTIDDVVKAVSGSNVIKAVGRIEENYKLYLVLSDTQFGDISQIERTILRSNINGVVYLEDVATVSQGTMPQWTRVNADGHEAVLFQVYQQPGGNTVHITDECRVKLKELKKIIPPDVSVSNWYNQSDLILASERSVRDAFGIGIGLAVLVLLIFLRNLKLTLIAVITVPMSLAATVQILAWLGMSLNIMTLGGMAAAVGLIIDDIIVMIEHIIRRLRGSSGHYAERIHEAAAEFTLPLAGSSASTIIIFAPLAFLNSVTGAFFKALSLTMAMCLAVSFLIAWLAVPLFGRHLLKQKDTEQAEGGHMTTAAHNLYDALMRIILRNPLIIPLVIMPFLTLGYFAYQHTGSGFLPSMDEGGFILDYRTKSGTSLSETDRLLQQVEEILQTTPEVQTYSRRTGLSLGGFITEANEGDFFIRLIPMPRRGLDDVMDEIRDHVVHEVPGIEIEMAKLMEDIIGDLTAVPQPIEIKLFSDNGLLLQRLARKTARKIKDIPGVVDVRDGIVLAGDAIEIHVDRVKAALEGMTPGEVTQTLENSLRGNVATNIQSGPKMVGLRAWIPHEDRFSTEDVRNLRLRSLDGHIFPLKRIANIEPVAGQSQIARDNLKRMIAVTGRISGRDMGSTVHDVIRALDQPGFLPKDVYYTIGGLYEQQQDAFRDLVTVFVAAVLLIFVLLLFLFESFQAAIAMMLTTLLALVAVFIGLWITHTDLTITAMMGMTMIVGIVTEVTIFFYSEYRNLPRGGITPAQRLILAGKNRMRPIAMTTLAAIFALAPLAWGIGEGADMLQPLAIAIISGLVVQMPLALIVLPVFLMVLSRIKDKDNL; this comes from the coding sequence ATGACAATCCCACAGTGGGCGCAGCGTCATCACCGGTCTATCCTCTTCGCACTGGCGGCTTTTGCAGCCGCAGGCATTTTCGCCGGAATGAGTATGCCCATAAGCCTTTTTCCACGAATGAATTTCCCCAGAGTTTTTGTGAACATAGAGGCGGGAGACTGCCCTGTGGAACGTATGGCAGTAGAGATTACACAGCCGGTTGAAGAGGCCGTACGTTCCGTGCCCGGTGTGCGTAACGTACGGTCAAACACCAGCCGCGGAAGCGCAAACGTGTCCGTAAATTTCGACTGGAATGTGGATATGCTATCGGCCATGCTTCAGGTGGAATCGGCTATCAACCAGACGCGTGGATCGCTTCCAACCGGGATAAACTTTCTGGTGAGAAGAATGGATCCCACGGTATTTCCGGTATTGGGGTACAGCTTAATTTCGGATACACGTTCTCTTGTGGAATTACGTGATATTGCCCTGTTCCGTATTCGGCCTGTTTTATCAACGGTTACGGGCGTTGCTCGTGTCGGTGTGTTGGGAGGCGCTGTCGAGGAGTACCAGATCGTTGTAAATCCGAGAAAACTGAATTCATTCGGATTAACCATTGATGATGTGGTTAAAGCAGTTTCCGGGTCAAACGTCATTAAGGCCGTGGGCCGTATAGAAGAAAACTATAAACTGTATCTTGTACTTTCCGATACGCAGTTTGGGGACATCAGTCAAATTGAACGAACAATACTACGTTCCAACATAAATGGAGTGGTGTATCTGGAAGATGTTGCCACGGTGAGCCAAGGCACAATGCCGCAATGGACGCGTGTGAACGCGGATGGACACGAAGCGGTTTTGTTCCAGGTTTATCAGCAACCAGGCGGAAACACGGTTCATATAACCGATGAATGCAGGGTAAAACTCAAGGAGTTAAAAAAGATTATACCCCCGGATGTCAGTGTCTCAAACTGGTATAATCAAAGCGATTTAATCCTGGCATCTGAGCGCAGTGTACGAGACGCGTTTGGAATCGGTATTGGACTGGCGGTACTGGTTCTTCTCATATTTCTTCGCAATCTGAAATTGACCCTGATAGCTGTGATAACCGTTCCCATGTCGCTGGCTGCCACTGTACAGATTCTTGCATGGCTGGGCATGAGCCTCAATATCATGACCCTTGGCGGCATGGCGGCAGCCGTAGGTCTGATCATTGACGACATCATCGTTATGATTGAGCACATCATCAGGCGTTTGCGTGGAAGCAGCGGCCATTATGCGGAGCGCATTCATGAGGCAGCGGCCGAATTTACCCTTCCGTTGGCAGGTTCTTCCGCCTCAACAATTATCATCTTTGCGCCGCTGGCATTTCTCAACAGCGTCACCGGAGCATTCTTCAAGGCGCTCTCTTTGACGATGGCCATGTGCCTTGCCGTCTCTTTCTTAATAGCCTGGCTGGCTGTGCCGCTGTTCGGGCGCCATTTGCTGAAACAAAAGGACACGGAACAAGCGGAGGGAGGACACATGACCACCGCGGCACACAACCTTTACGATGCCCTGATGCGGATTATATTGCGGAACCCGTTGATAATCCCGCTGGTAATCATGCCTTTTCTTACACTGGGATATTTTGCGTATCAACATACGGGTTCGGGTTTCTTACCCTCTATGGATGAAGGAGGCTTTATCCTGGACTATCGCACAAAATCGGGCACATCACTATCAGAAACCGATCGGCTGCTACAGCAGGTGGAAGAAATCCTGCAGACAACTCCGGAAGTCCAGACATACTCGCGGCGGACCGGACTAAGCTTGGGTGGTTTCATTACTGAGGCCAATGAAGGCGATTTCTTCATCAGGCTAATACCTATGCCAAGACGCGGTCTCGATGATGTTATGGATGAAATCAGAGACCATGTAGTGCATGAGGTCCCCGGTATAGAAATTGAGATGGCCAAACTTATGGAGGACATTATCGGAGACCTGACGGCCGTTCCTCAACCAATCGAAATTAAGTTGTTTTCAGACAACGGCCTCCTGCTGCAACGCCTGGCGAGGAAAACTGCCCGGAAGATAAAAGACATACCCGGCGTTGTAGATGTCCGTGATGGAATAGTTCTGGCTGGTGACGCTATTGAAATTCATGTGGACAGGGTAAAGGCGGCGCTGGAAGGCATGACGCCTGGAGAGGTGACGCAAACGCTGGAAAACTCTTTGAGGGGTAACGTAGCCACCAATATTCAATCCGGTCCGAAAATGGTTGGATTGCGTGCGTGGATACCGCACGAGGACCGTTTTTCAACAGAAGACGTTAGAAACCTGAGACTTCGGTCATTGGACGGGCATATCTTTCCACTCAAACGAATCGCCAATATAGAACCGGTTGCCGGCCAGTCACAGATCGCGCGGGATAATCTGAAACGAATGATTGCTGTCACCGGAAGAATCAGCGGAAGAGACATGGGATCCACCGTTCATGATGTCATCAGGGCGCTGGATCAACCCGGCTTCCTGCCAAAAGACGTTTACTATACAATTGGAGGTTTATACGAACAGCAGCAGGATGCATTCAGAGATCTTGTTACTGTTTTCGTAGCAGCAGTCCTTTTGATCTTCGTTCTGCTCTTATTTCTCTTCGAGAGTTTCCAGGCAGCCATAGCGATGATGCTGACAACCCTCCTCGCGTTAGTGGCCGTCTTTATCGGGTTGTGGATCACCCATACCGATTTGACCATCACCGCCATGATGGGCATGACAATGATCGTGGGCATTGTTACCGAGGTGACGATATTCTTCTATTCGGAATATCGTAATCTGCCGCGTGGCGGCATTACTCCAGCTCAACGACTGATCCTGGCAGGCAAGAACCGAATGAGGCCCATTGCCATGACCACCCTTGCGGCAATCTTCGCCCTTGCTCCCCTTGCATGGGGCATCGGTGAGGGCGCTGACATGCTGCAGCCTCTTGCGATTGCCATCATCTCCGGCCTTGTGGTGCAGATGCCCCTTGCATTGATAGTGCTTCCTGTATTCCTTATGGTACTGTCAAGGATCAAGGACAAAGATAATTTGTGA